A genomic segment from Haloarchaeobius salinus encodes:
- a CDS encoding homing endonuclease associated repeat-containing protein yields MPEAERLRDSLQRLEQELGRPPELADILEREDCPNLPPFQDAFGSWYSALWAVGFTPQNPPSYWEAALESAGYATPVKPVQKWTEDRLLDDLCELADALGRKPKAVDVAHESEMAAPRTYDHVFGSWNTALEEAGFSATPVGKLRRYSDEELITTLQSIAAGLDRQPRTADVVVRYAPEGR; encoded by the coding sequence GTGCCTGAAGCAGAGCGATTACGGGACAGCCTACAGAGACTCGAGCAGGAACTGGGGAGACCACCGGAGCTGGCAGACATCCTCGAGCGGGAGGACTGCCCGAATCTGCCTCCGTTCCAGGACGCGTTTGGCTCCTGGTACAGCGCGCTGTGGGCGGTCGGATTCACACCCCAGAACCCACCGAGCTACTGGGAGGCTGCACTCGAGTCAGCAGGATATGCGACGCCAGTGAAACCAGTCCAGAAGTGGACTGAAGATCGGCTCTTGGACGATCTGTGCGAACTGGCGGACGCACTCGGTCGAAAGCCGAAAGCGGTCGATGTCGCACATGAGTCGGAGATGGCTGCACCGCGAACGTACGACCACGTCTTCGGCTCCTGGAACACCGCGCTCGAGGAGGCTGGGTTTTCGGCGACGCCCGTTGGCAAGCTACGAAGATATTCGGACGAGGAATTGATCACGACCCTTCAGTCGATAGCTGCAGGACTGGACCGACAGCCCCGAACCGCTGATGTCGTGGTGCGCTACGCGCCGGAAGGCCGGTAG
- a CDS encoding SDR family oxidoreductase encodes MNVLVAGSHGQVGQHATRILAESDHDVRGMVRAESQASDIEDLGAEPVVADLTGDVSHAVEGIDAIIFAAGSGGEDVWGVDRDGANNLVDEAESEGIKRFVMLSSINADRPESGPEELREYLQAKAEADEYLRESDLTYTIVRPGPLTDEDGTGRIRTGVHLDGDDVDIPREDVSRTLVSALEAESTFGETFELAAGDEPIEEALQEPLDD; translated from the coding sequence ATGAACGTACTCGTTGCCGGTTCGCACGGACAGGTCGGCCAACACGCGACCCGCATCCTCGCCGAGAGCGACCACGATGTTCGGGGGATGGTTCGCGCGGAGTCGCAAGCGTCGGACATCGAGGACCTCGGTGCCGAACCCGTCGTCGCGGATCTGACCGGGGACGTCTCGCACGCCGTCGAGGGAATCGACGCGATCATTTTCGCCGCGGGTTCGGGCGGCGAGGACGTGTGGGGCGTCGACCGCGACGGCGCGAACAATCTCGTCGACGAGGCCGAATCCGAAGGCATCAAACGGTTCGTGATGCTCAGCTCGATTAACGCCGATCGGCCCGAGAGTGGTCCGGAAGAGCTGCGAGAGTACCTCCAGGCAAAGGCCGAGGCCGACGAGTACCTACGGGAGAGCGACCTGACGTACACGATCGTCCGACCCGGACCGCTGACGGACGAGGACGGAACCGGACGAATCAGAACGGGCGTCCATCTCGACGGCGACGACGTCGATATCCCGCGTGAGGACGTCTCCCGGACGCTGGTCTCGGCGCTCGAGGCCGAGAGCACGTTCGGCGAGACGTTCGAACTCGCGGCCGGCGACGAGCCGATCGAGGAGGCGTTACAGGAGCCGCTGGACGACTGA
- a CDS encoding NAD(P)/FAD-dependent oxidoreductase, which translates to MVLAGGSRPMIPDSIDGIDETPYLTSDEALRLDALPDRLVVVGGGYIAVELSHFFSQVGSDVVIVGRGDALAAREDAAIAERLTEAYREKHELHLGFEATAIADEDGERVVTAESEAGEEIHVRGDRLLIATGRKPNSDVWNVSAADIETDGQGFVETDEYLRTSVDGVYAMGDIAGNYMFKHSGDKEAEYVVENAVRGNERPVEYPGMAHAIFGSPQVASLGQNEGDLDEGIDYEVGTCAYDDTALGSALRNESGFAKAIVGSEGEVLGCHIIGPEASTMIHEVSTAVAAGADAELIAETIHVHPAISEVVQGAFRDVCNVAPSGL; encoded by the coding sequence ATCGTACTGGCGGGCGGTAGCCGACCGATGATTCCGGATTCCATCGACGGAATCGACGAAACGCCCTACCTTACGAGCGACGAAGCGCTTCGACTCGATGCGCTCCCCGACCGACTCGTCGTGGTCGGCGGCGGCTACATCGCCGTCGAGTTGAGTCACTTCTTTTCCCAGGTAGGCAGCGACGTGGTAATCGTCGGCCGCGGTGACGCACTCGCCGCCCGAGAGGACGCGGCGATAGCCGAGCGACTTACCGAGGCCTACCGGGAGAAACACGAGTTGCACCTCGGGTTCGAAGCGACGGCAATCGCAGATGAGGACGGCGAGCGCGTGGTTACCGCCGAATCGGAAGCTGGCGAGGAGATACATGTTCGCGGTGACCGACTCCTGATCGCAACTGGCCGGAAACCGAACAGCGATGTCTGGAACGTCTCGGCAGCCGACATCGAGACCGACGGACAGGGGTTCGTCGAAACCGACGAGTACCTCCGGACGTCGGTCGACGGCGTCTACGCAATGGGCGATATCGCGGGCAACTATATGTTCAAACACTCCGGTGACAAAGAGGCCGAGTACGTCGTGGAGAACGCCGTTCGCGGGAACGAGCGACCTGTCGAGTACCCAGGGATGGCTCACGCCATCTTCGGGTCGCCCCAGGTCGCCAGCCTCGGGCAAAACGAGGGTGACCTCGACGAGGGGATCGACTACGAGGTGGGGACCTGCGCCTACGACGACACGGCGCTCGGGTCGGCACTGCGTAACGAGAGCGGATTCGCGAAGGCCATCGTGGGGAGCGAGGGCGAGGTCCTCGGCTGTCACATCATCGGCCCGGAGGCGTCGACGATGATTCACGAGGTGAGCACGGCCGTCGCAGCGGGTGCCGATGCAGAGCTGATAGCGGAGACGATCCACGTCCACCCCGCCATCTCGGAGGTCGTCCAGGGTGCCTTCCGCGACGTGTGCAACGTGGCTCCCTCCGGTCTCTGA
- a CDS encoding FAD-dependent oxidoreductase, translated as MTDYDLIVLGGGTGNQVAAAAADEGLDTALVERGHLGGTCLNRGCNPTKKLIHRADVAETIRHADDFGIEASVDGVAFAEIVDNVIETVTKRPRRRPVARATEATLRSIRPRDASSAHTRSRSTAATARVATGSLPRRSYWRAVADR; from the coding sequence ATGACTGATTACGACCTCATCGTGCTCGGTGGTGGAACCGGAAATCAGGTCGCCGCGGCGGCGGCCGACGAGGGGTTGGATACGGCGCTCGTCGAGCGAGGGCATCTCGGCGGCACCTGTCTGAACCGCGGCTGTAACCCCACGAAGAAACTCATTCACCGCGCAGACGTCGCCGAGACCATCCGTCACGCCGACGATTTCGGAATCGAGGCATCCGTCGATGGCGTCGCGTTCGCCGAAATCGTCGACAACGTGATAGAAACCGTCACTAAGCGGCCGAGGAGAAGGCCCGTCGCGCGCGCAACCGAAGCAACCTTACGTTCTATCAGACCGAGGGACGCTTCGTCGGCCCACACGCGGTCGAGGTCAACGGCAGCGACGGCCAGGGTGGCGACCGGCTCACTGCCGAGAAGATCGTACTGGCGGGCGGTAGCCGACCGATGA
- a CDS encoding DsrE family protein, with protein MQTVIHLVSGDENEQKTALAIAKNLLDDETGSIDDVAVVVQADGMKAIKTGQESEEQVRALLDDGVSFKACSNTLEMMGLDESDLVEGVKTVPEGAVEVTRLETEGYAYMRP; from the coding sequence ATGCAAACCGTTATCCATCTCGTGTCAGGAGACGAGAACGAGCAGAAAACAGCACTGGCTATCGCCAAAAACCTCCTGGACGACGAGACTGGCAGTATAGATGACGTTGCGGTTGTCGTTCAGGCGGATGGAATGAAGGCGATTAAAACTGGCCAAGAGAGCGAGGAGCAAGTTCGGGCCCTCTTGGACGACGGTGTCTCATTCAAGGCCTGTAGCAACACACTCGAGATGATGGGTCTCGACGAATCCGACCTCGTTGAGGGCGTTAAGACCGTCCCAGAGGGTGCTGTGGAAGTGACGCGATTGGAGACGGAAGGATACGCCTATATGCGGCCGTAG
- a CDS encoding DUF1810 domain-containing protein, whose translation MTRTNDPYDLQRFVDAQDPVIDEVKQELRTGRKRSHWMWYIFPQMEGLGKSEMAQRYAISSRSEAKAYLEHPILAPRLRECTGLVNETNDRSANEIFGRPDDLKFRSSMTLFEVVADDPALFRDALEQFFDGEPDPKTLELLADG comes from the coding sequence ATGACACGGACGAACGACCCTTACGACCTGCAACGGTTCGTCGACGCCCAAGACCCCGTCATCGACGAGGTTAAACAAGAACTCCGAACGGGACGCAAGCGTAGTCACTGGATGTGGTACATCTTCCCCCAGATGGAAGGACTCGGCAAGAGTGAGATGGCTCAGCGGTACGCGATTTCGTCACGAAGCGAAGCCAAAGCCTATCTAGAACATCCCATACTTGCGCCGAGATTGCGCGAATGTACCGGGCTCGTGAACGAGACCAACGATCGATCGGCGAACGAGATTTTTGGCAGACCGGATGACCTGAAGTTCCGCTCCTCGATGACACTGTTCGAAGTCGTTGCAGATGACCCAGCACTGTTCAGAGACGCACTAGAGCAGTTCTTCGATGGCGAACCCGACCCGAAGACGCTTGAGTTGCTGGCGGATGGCTGA
- a CDS encoding sugar phosphate isomerase/epimerase family protein, whose translation MGRSLQFSVPHSSVDWNSTGDPPKDPYLDAIAAVDADVELFCPQPYAHHIVPVKRTLDAYNLDIGTVHGPHLQRLLEDDDGGVNSLFTKLRHLHLASVIDKTPEHRLEPAVSTHHAPRFWRGDDVDVDAARRQFLERLADAVSKAEPDGSRDHLDADVYDGSRITATVALENVAPRGPHQYLLVTPSDVEALVSTGESLGIDDAFAFTLDVGHSTEPVALLEAMHDVRNVHLHSTVALDSSEARRIHDRYELAETAEVGSEDRDGVAHHLPPHVGDLDLTRILDALDDTGYDGPLTVELDSIYHRPEVVTEVSDALDRYQ comes from the coding sequence ATGGGTCGTTCTCTTCAGTTTTCGGTCCCGCATAGCTCTGTAGACTGGAATTCGACGGGCGACCCTCCGAAGGACCCGTACTTAGATGCGATTGCCGCCGTTGACGCGGATGTCGAACTGTTCTGTCCACAGCCATACGCTCATCATATCGTTCCTGTCAAGCGGACGCTCGACGCTTACAATCTTGACATAGGGACAGTCCACGGGCCGCACCTCCAGCGATTGCTAGAAGACGACGACGGTGGCGTGAACTCGCTGTTCACCAAACTGCGACACCTCCATCTGGCGTCTGTCATCGATAAAACCCCGGAGCACCGCTTAGAGCCTGCTGTATCCACCCATCACGCGCCACGTTTCTGGAGGGGCGACGATGTAGACGTCGACGCTGCCAGACGCCAGTTCCTCGAACGGCTCGCGGACGCAGTCTCGAAAGCCGAACCAGACGGTAGCCGCGACCACCTCGACGCGGACGTCTACGACGGTTCACGGATTACTGCCACCGTCGCCTTGGAGAATGTCGCCCCTCGTGGCCCCCACCAGTACCTCCTCGTCACCCCTAGCGACGTCGAAGCCCTTGTTTCAACTGGTGAAAGTCTGGGGATCGACGACGCGTTCGCGTTCACCCTGGATGTTGGTCACTCGACCGAGCCTGTGGCACTGCTGGAAGCGATGCACGATGTCCGGAACGTTCATCTGCACAGTACAGTCGCACTCGACTCGAGCGAAGCACGCCGAATCCACGACCGGTATGAGTTAGCGGAGACGGCCGAAGTCGGGTCGGAGGACCGCGATGGCGTTGCCCACCACCTTCCGCCGCACGTCGGCGACCTTGATCTCACTCGAATCTTGGACGCACTGGACGACACCGGCTACGACGGCCCACTCACGGTCGAGCTTGACTCGATATACCACCGACCGGAGGTTGTCACCGAGGTTTCCGACGCACTCGACCGCTACCAGTGA
- a CDS encoding permease, translated as MQATIIDGVLESLRIGVGFLWTAAWAIIMGLTITSLVQVYVSKERMAQVLGEGDLTGLTKATVFGAASSGCSFGAVAIGKGLFKKGAHTVNFLAFMFASTNLIVELGLMILILLGWEFLLAELLGGLILIAVMAVIVHLTLPENLFNEVRETLNERDHASGVTEDPTCGMEGKDEYTLTTDGGETLKFCSEGCMETYRQETSSSGGWRDELLSWGGWYKVGNQYRKEWSMIWKDIVAGFLISGFVIVFVPQWVWNTLFIQGDGLLVTAENAVMGVIIAVLSFVGSMGNVPFAVALWGGGVSFAGIISFVYADLITIPVLNVYRKYYGWKIMLYILGVFFVTMAFTGFLMELLFDALGIVPDLAGGETATEQTYFELNYTFYLNIIAFALSGFLLYVYRRGLGAPGQYRDPVCGMRTDDEGPSASHDGTTYYFCSKTCKRTFEEEPTEFADQSPQIASHDHDH; from the coding sequence ATGCAGGCGACGATAATCGACGGAGTTCTTGAATCCCTCCGAATCGGTGTCGGGTTTCTCTGGACGGCGGCGTGGGCGATTATCATGGGCCTCACGATCACGAGCCTCGTCCAAGTCTACGTCTCGAAGGAACGGATGGCACAGGTGCTGGGTGAGGGCGATCTAACTGGACTTACCAAGGCGACCGTGTTCGGAGCAGCGAGTAGTGGCTGTAGTTTTGGGGCCGTCGCCATCGGGAAGGGTCTATTCAAGAAGGGGGCGCACACGGTGAACTTCCTCGCGTTCATGTTCGCGTCGACGAACCTCATCGTCGAGCTCGGATTGATGATCCTGATCCTGCTCGGGTGGGAATTCCTCCTCGCAGAGTTGCTCGGCGGCCTCATCCTCATCGCCGTCATGGCGGTCATCGTTCACCTGACGCTCCCCGAGAACCTGTTTAACGAAGTCCGAGAAACGCTCAACGAACGTGATCACGCATCGGGCGTCACGGAAGATCCCACCTGCGGGATGGAGGGAAAAGACGAGTACACGCTCACGACCGACGGCGGTGAGACGCTCAAATTCTGCTCGGAGGGCTGTATGGAGACCTACCGCCAGGAGACGTCGAGTAGCGGCGGGTGGCGTGACGAGTTGCTGTCGTGGGGTGGCTGGTACAAGGTCGGGAATCAGTACCGCAAGGAGTGGTCGATGATCTGGAAGGACATCGTTGCCGGCTTCCTTATTTCTGGATTCGTCATCGTCTTCGTCCCGCAGTGGGTGTGGAACACGCTGTTCATTCAGGGCGACGGCCTGCTGGTGACTGCCGAGAACGCCGTCATGGGCGTCATCATCGCCGTGCTCAGTTTCGTCGGCAGTATGGGGAACGTCCCGTTCGCCGTCGCGCTGTGGGGCGGTGGCGTCAGCTTCGCCGGGATCATCTCGTTCGTCTACGCTGACCTCATCACGATCCCCGTGTTGAACGTCTACCGGAAGTACTACGGCTGGAAGATCATGCTGTACATCCTCGGTGTCTTCTTCGTGACGATGGCGTTCACCGGCTTCCTCATGGAGCTGCTGTTCGACGCCCTCGGCATCGTCCCGGACCTCGCGGGTGGCGAGACGGCAACCGAGCAGACGTACTTCGAGCTCAACTACACGTTCTACCTCAATATTATCGCCTTTGCACTCTCCGGGTTCCTTCTGTATGTCTACCGGCGGGGACTCGGCGCACCAGGTCAGTATCGAGATCCGGTGTGCGGGATGCGAACCGACGATGAGGGCCCGAGTGCGTCCCACGATGGGACGACGTACTATTTTTGCTCGAAGACCTGTAAGCGCACGTTCGAAGAAGAACCAACGGAATTTGCTGATCAAAGCCCGCAGATAGCAAGTCACGATCACGACCACTGA
- a CDS encoding amidohydrolase family protein, with translation MTADLAIHDALVLTADERNRLYERGTVFITDGCIEEVRPSRAGDGELEASTVIDGNGKLLMPGLVNAHTHLEMTPLIGAFSELDLTEMLGSGTALFNRLGNGEFEYLVEAGVELAALNFLLGGVTTVNSMDARPAAGAEAFGEAGLRGFFGPAISDLFWDQPVDQQFSRAREFVETYHDTYDGRIRATICPHDDWSCTRQLWERTASLAAEYPDLLVHTHLLELEESNTMARANGGEDSVGLLDDVGLLDDRLVAAHFRLADEEDIQRTAEADAAVAHCPSVFCYWNPDGETQWTPVPELRAAGVDVGVGIDDHYWHDSYSMFGEARQARLAANLKRSAGQFDSMELIRMLTIEGARALGVGDEIGSIEAGKRADIILLDVDKPKFTPRTNIPAQVVNNAAPADVETVIVDGDIVLRNGVPETMNSDDVRQRVNQSVERFEDETGWELHVGGSEPPTSIETVRDLPKRGPARLLTRLAIQSARDRFPF, from the coding sequence ATGACTGCCGATCTGGCAATCCACGATGCACTCGTTCTCACAGCCGACGAGCGGAACCGGCTGTACGAGCGTGGCACAGTATTCATCACCGATGGCTGTATCGAAGAAGTCCGACCGTCACGTGCAGGAGACGGAGAATTAGAAGCGTCCACCGTTATCGACGGGAACGGGAAACTGTTGATGCCTGGGTTGGTGAACGCCCACACGCACTTGGAGATGACACCGCTCATCGGTGCGTTTAGCGAACTCGATTTGACGGAGATGCTTGGGAGCGGGACGGCCTTGTTCAACAGACTAGGGAACGGCGAATTCGAGTACCTCGTCGAGGCGGGCGTCGAGCTCGCAGCGCTCAATTTCCTCCTGGGCGGTGTCACGACCGTGAACTCGATGGACGCACGGCCTGCCGCAGGTGCAGAGGCGTTCGGGGAAGCAGGGCTCCGCGGATTTTTCGGCCCGGCGATCTCGGACCTCTTCTGGGACCAACCAGTCGATCAGCAGTTCTCCCGTGCTCGCGAGTTCGTCGAAACGTACCACGACACGTACGACGGCCGAATCAGGGCGACGATCTGCCCGCACGACGACTGGTCGTGTACCCGGCAGTTGTGGGAACGGACCGCGTCCCTCGCCGCAGAGTATCCGGACCTGCTCGTCCACACGCACTTGCTCGAACTCGAGGAGAGTAACACGATGGCACGAGCGAACGGCGGCGAGGACTCGGTGGGACTGCTCGACGACGTTGGACTCCTGGACGACCGACTGGTCGCTGCTCACTTTCGCCTCGCCGACGAAGAGGACATCCAGCGAACCGCCGAGGCGGACGCAGCCGTTGCGCACTGCCCGTCCGTCTTCTGTTACTGGAATCCGGATGGGGAGACACAATGGACACCTGTTCCCGAGCTTCGAGCCGCAGGCGTCGACGTCGGAGTAGGGATTGACGACCACTACTGGCACGACTCATACAGCATGTTCGGAGAAGCGCGGCAAGCTCGGCTGGCGGCAAATCTCAAGCGTTCAGCCGGGCAGTTCGACTCGATGGAACTGATACGAATGCTCACTATCGAGGGTGCACGCGCGCTGGGGGTGGGTGACGAGATCGGCAGTATCGAAGCGGGGAAGCGCGCGGATATTATCCTCCTCGACGTCGACAAGCCGAAGTTCACGCCACGGACCAATATTCCTGCACAGGTCGTGAACAACGCAGCACCTGCCGATGTAGAGACAGTAATCGTTGACGGCGACATCGTCCTTCGGAATGGCGTGCCCGAGACGATGAATTCGGACGACGTGCGACAGCGGGTAAATCAGTCTGTCGAGCGCTTCGAGGACGAGACGGGCTGGGAGTTACACGTTGGTGGTAGCGAACCGCCGACCAGCATCGAGACAGTACGGGACCTCCCAAAGCGTGGCCCTGCGAGACTCCTGACTCGCCTCGCAATTCAATCGGCGCGTGATCGGTTCCCCTTCTAA
- a CDS encoding heavy metal translocating P-type ATPase, translating to MAVTESQSLSTCTIHIERRGGRGDAGARALERHLKRLSGVHDVDVSFRTGDARITYDESITSEETIRDAVRDRHVSIQDESETATDDVSTRSELRQEAVFVGLTLLGMAAGLVTGWLEGPQLLMWAGYGVAYVFGGWYGLKGAIETLRHHAVDIDLLMIVAALGALSIGAPFEGAMLLFLFSLSNTLQHYAIGRSRRAIKSLVEMRPDEAQVLRDGEEVTVPIDEVAVGDVFVVRPGDRIPLDGVVASGEGTVDQASLTGESVPVPKEPGDEVFGGTINESGSLEIEVTRQAHESAISRLIHMVERAQSEKAPTQRLIDRLEQPYVLGVFALTIAAIAIPLALGSEFTSTFYRAMTLMVAASPCAVIISTPAAVLSAIASGGRQGVLFKGGEHVETAANIDAVAFDKTGTLTRGETQLTDVFVRDGLGDESLTADELLSLAAAVQARSEHHLARATVSEAEDRALDVPDARRFQSEAGKGVRADVDDGTIHIGNRSYVETVLEDAVISGIEPGLDRLQTLEAEGKTSVLVARESGDDVTVLGWLAFTDTVRPGAAEMIEDLRSLGVEHIVMLTGDNERVAQQIADEVGIDEVQAELLPEEKVATIEDLVGRYENVAMVGDGVNDAPALATATLGIAMGGAGTDIALETADVVLMGDDIGKIPYVLGLGRRTRRTLTVNLAIAFGAIAVMVGAILLRGIPLPLAVVGHEGSTVLVSLNGLRLLGFRD from the coding sequence GTGGCTGTTACTGAATCACAATCCCTCTCGACGTGTACGATCCACATTGAACGACGAGGTGGTCGTGGCGACGCGGGAGCACGGGCGCTCGAACGACATCTCAAACGTCTCTCCGGCGTCCACGATGTCGACGTCTCGTTTCGAACAGGGGACGCCCGGATCACCTACGACGAGAGCATCACCTCAGAAGAAACGATTCGAGACGCTGTCCGCGACCGACACGTGTCGATTCAGGACGAATCTGAGACAGCAACGGATGACGTAAGTACCCGCTCGGAACTCAGGCAGGAGGCCGTGTTCGTCGGTCTGACGCTCCTCGGGATGGCAGCCGGCCTTGTGACGGGGTGGCTCGAAGGACCACAGCTTCTCATGTGGGCCGGTTACGGCGTCGCATACGTCTTCGGCGGGTGGTATGGGCTCAAAGGCGCGATCGAGACGCTCCGCCACCATGCGGTCGATATCGACCTCTTGATGATCGTTGCCGCACTCGGCGCCCTCTCGATTGGCGCACCATTCGAGGGCGCGATGCTGCTGTTCCTGTTCTCACTATCGAACACTCTCCAGCACTACGCGATTGGCCGTTCGCGACGGGCGATCAAGTCACTCGTCGAGATGCGACCGGACGAGGCACAGGTCCTCCGCGACGGTGAGGAGGTCACTGTGCCCATCGACGAGGTCGCCGTGGGCGACGTGTTCGTCGTCCGTCCCGGCGACAGGATTCCGCTCGACGGCGTCGTCGCGTCTGGCGAGGGAACGGTCGATCAGGCCTCGCTCACTGGTGAATCCGTCCCGGTACCGAAGGAACCCGGTGACGAGGTGTTCGGCGGGACGATCAACGAGAGCGGCAGCCTCGAAATCGAGGTCACGCGACAGGCCCACGAGTCGGCAATCAGCCGGCTCATCCACATGGTCGAGCGCGCCCAGAGCGAGAAGGCGCCGACACAGCGGCTCATCGACCGCCTCGAACAGCCGTACGTCCTCGGCGTGTTCGCGCTCACGATCGCGGCGATCGCCATCCCGCTCGCGCTCGGAAGCGAGTTCACTAGCACGTTCTACCGCGCGATGACCCTGATGGTCGCCGCCTCGCCGTGTGCGGTCATCATCTCCACGCCGGCGGCGGTGCTGTCGGCGATCGCCTCCGGCGGCAGGCAGGGCGTCCTGTTCAAGGGCGGCGAACACGTAGAGACGGCCGCGAATATCGACGCCGTTGCGTTCGACAAGACGGGCACACTCACGCGGGGCGAGACGCAGCTGACGGACGTGTTCGTCCGGGACGGTCTTGGGGACGAGTCGCTAACTGCCGACGAGCTGCTCTCGCTCGCAGCCGCCGTGCAGGCCCGCTCGGAGCACCACCTCGCTCGTGCGACCGTCTCGGAAGCCGAAGACCGAGCCCTCGACGTCCCAGACGCACGTCGGTTTCAGTCGGAGGCTGGGAAGGGAGTGCGCGCCGATGTCGACGACGGGACCATCCACATCGGGAATCGGAGTTACGTCGAGACGGTCCTCGAAGACGCCGTGATCTCGGGAATCGAACCCGGCCTCGACAGGCTTCAGACTCTGGAGGCGGAGGGAAAGACGAGCGTCCTCGTTGCACGCGAGAGCGGCGACGATGTCACAGTACTGGGATGGCTTGCGTTCACCGACACGGTTCGCCCTGGGGCTGCAGAGATGATCGAGGACCTCAGATCGCTCGGCGTAGAGCACATCGTCATGTTGACCGGCGACAACGAACGCGTCGCACAGCAGATCGCCGACGAAGTAGGTATCGACGAGGTACAGGCGGAACTATTGCCGGAAGAGAAGGTGGCGACCATCGAAGACCTGGTTGGGCGATACGAAAACGTGGCGATGGTGGGTGACGGGGTGAACGACGCACCGGCACTGGCGACGGCAACGCTCGGCATCGCGATGGGTGGCGCCGGGACTGACATTGCCCTCGAGACAGCCGACGTCGTGTTGATGGGCGACGACATCGGGAAGATTCCCTACGTGCTCGGACTCGGCCGCCGGACGCGCCGAACGCTGACAGTTAATCTCGCAATCGCGTTCGGTGCAATCGCGGTGATGGTTGGCGCGATTCTGTTACGCGGTATCCCCTTACCGTTGGCCGTGGTCGGCCACGAGGGTTCGACGGTCCTCGTTTCCCTGAATGGCCTTCGATTACTCGGCTTTCGAGACTAG
- a CDS encoding universal stress protein yields the protein MPDNVLVALDGSPLAERALTYALETFPNATITTIYVINPIDSVIDVEAGGLPVAEDWYDTAQERATEIHTTATDLAAEHDIVLHTVTEVGKPAREILDYAADNGIDQIVMGSHGRSGLDRTFLGSVAETVTRRAQIPVTIIG from the coding sequence ATGCCTGACAACGTTCTCGTCGCCTTGGACGGCTCCCCACTTGCCGAGCGTGCACTCACGTACGCACTCGAGACCTTTCCGAACGCCACGATCACCACAATTTACGTCATCAACCCGATCGACTCGGTAATCGACGTAGAGGCCGGTGGCTTGCCAGTCGCAGAGGACTGGTACGATACCGCCCAGGAGCGGGCGACCGAGATTCACACGACTGCGACGGATCTCGCGGCGGAACACGATATTGTGCTCCATACTGTCACTGAAGTCGGGAAACCGGCGCGTGAGATTCTCGACTACGCTGCCGACAACGGCATCGACCAGATCGTTATGGGTAGCCACGGCCGGTCAGGCCTAGACCGGACGTTCCTCGGGAGTGTCGCCGAGACAGTCACTCGCCGAGCACAGATCCCGGTAACGATCATTGGATGA
- a CDS encoding four-helix bundle copper-binding protein: MALAQIDHVGENEQMAECIDNCLEAAQACEWCADECLGDEGMEECARLCRDVADLTTLHARFMARNSNYGSQLAQVCAEACEDCADECERHDAEHCKVCADVLRDCAETCREMANA, from the coding sequence ATGGCTCTGGCTCAGATCGACCACGTCGGCGAGAACGAACAGATGGCTGAATGTATCGATAACTGTCTCGAAGCGGCCCAAGCATGCGAGTGGTGTGCTGACGAGTGTCTCGGTGACGAGGGAATGGAGGAGTGTGCCCGTCTCTGTCGAGACGTAGCCGATCTCACGACGCTACACGCACGCTTCATGGCACGGAACTCGAACTACGGTTCCCAGCTTGCCCAGGTCTGTGCCGAAGCCTGTGAGGACTGCGCCGACGAGTGCGAGCGCCACGACGCCGAACACTGCAAGGTCTGTGCCGACGTACTCCGCGACTGTGCGGAAACCTGCCGCGAGATGGCGAACGCATAA